In one window of Pseudomonas chlororaphis subsp. chlororaphis DNA:
- a CDS encoding FMN-binding glutamate synthase family protein encodes MSLSLLSRYAFFAACVIFTLASLPFLEHDWLWPFTLVTFLLSLLGIFDLLQSPHAVRRNYPILGNIRYLVEGIRPEIRQYLLESDSDALPFSRAQRSLVYSRAKNESADKPFGTLIDVYQSGFEFIGHSMRPAPLSDPSTFRVTVGGPQCKQPYSASVFNISAMSFGSLSANAIRALNQGAKLGNFAHDTGEGSISPYHRENGGDLTWELGSGYFGCRTSDGHFDPERFAVQAQNPQVRMIEIKMSQGAKPGHGGILPKHKVTQEIADTRGIRMGEDCISPSSHSAFSTPIEMMHFIQQLRELSGGKPVGFKFCLGHPWEFMGIAKAMLETGILPDFIVVDGKEGGTGAAPVEFTDHIGAPMREGLLFVHNTLVGLNLRDKIKLGASGKIVSAFDIASVLAIGADWANSARGFMFAIGCIQSQSCHTNKCPTGVATQDNLRQRALVVPDKAQRVFSFHRNTLKALAEMLAAAGLNHPSQLEAKHLVRRMSATEIKLFSQLHVFLKPGELLTGAVSGEFYSRMWQLARADSFEPNSEAAA; translated from the coding sequence ATGAGCCTGTCCCTCCTGAGCCGCTACGCCTTCTTTGCTGCCTGCGTGATTTTCACCCTCGCCAGCTTGCCCTTTCTCGAACATGACTGGCTCTGGCCATTCACCCTGGTCACCTTCCTGCTCAGCCTGCTGGGCATTTTCGACCTGCTGCAAAGCCCCCACGCGGTGCGCCGCAACTACCCGATCCTGGGCAATATCCGCTACCTGGTGGAAGGCATCCGCCCGGAAATCCGCCAGTACCTGCTGGAGTCCGACAGCGACGCCCTGCCCTTCTCCCGGGCCCAGCGCTCGCTGGTCTATTCGCGGGCCAAGAACGAAAGCGCCGACAAGCCGTTCGGCACCCTGATCGACGTCTACCAGTCGGGTTTCGAATTTATCGGCCACTCCATGCGCCCGGCGCCCCTGAGCGATCCGAGCACCTTCCGCGTCACAGTCGGCGGCCCGCAGTGCAAGCAGCCCTATTCGGCCTCGGTGTTCAACATCTCGGCCATGAGCTTCGGCTCCCTCAGCGCCAACGCCATCCGTGCCCTCAACCAGGGCGCCAAGCTCGGCAACTTCGCCCATGACACCGGCGAAGGCAGCATCAGCCCCTACCACCGGGAAAACGGTGGCGACCTGACCTGGGAACTGGGCAGCGGCTACTTCGGCTGCCGCACCAGCGACGGCCATTTCGACCCGGAGCGCTTCGCCGTGCAGGCGCAGAACCCGCAGGTGCGGATGATCGAAATCAAGATGAGCCAGGGCGCCAAGCCCGGCCACGGCGGCATCCTGCCCAAGCACAAGGTGACCCAGGAAATCGCCGATACCCGCGGCATCCGCATGGGCGAGGACTGCATCTCGCCATCGAGCCACAGCGCCTTTTCCACGCCGATCGAAATGATGCATTTCATCCAGCAGCTGCGTGAGCTGTCCGGCGGCAAGCCCGTAGGCTTCAAGTTCTGCCTCGGCCACCCCTGGGAGTTCATGGGCATCGCCAAGGCCATGCTGGAGACCGGCATCCTCCCCGATTTCATCGTGGTCGACGGCAAGGAAGGTGGCACCGGCGCGGCACCGGTGGAGTTCACCGACCACATCGGCGCGCCGATGCGCGAAGGCCTGCTGTTCGTGCACAACACCCTGGTGGGCCTGAACCTGCGCGACAAGATCAAGCTCGGCGCCAGCGGCAAGATCGTCAGCGCCTTCGACATCGCCAGTGTGCTGGCCATCGGCGCCGACTGGGCCAACTCGGCGCGCGGCTTCATGTTCGCCATCGGCTGCATCCAGTCGCAAAGCTGTCACACCAACAAATGCCCGACCGGCGTCGCCACCCAGGACAACCTGCGCCAGCGCGCGCTGGTGGTGCCGGACAAGGCGCAACGGGTGTTCAGTTTCCACCGCAACACCCTCAAGGCCCTGGCCGAAATGCTCGCCGCCGCCGGCCTGAATCACCCGTCGCAACTGGAAGCCAAGCACCTGGTACGGCGCATGTCGGCCACCGAGATCAAGCTGTTCTCGCAGCTGCATGTGTTCCTCAAGCCCGGCGAATTGCTCACCGGCGCGGTCAGCGGCGAGTTCTATTCGCGCATGTGGCAGCTGGCGCGCGCCGACAGCTTCGAGCCCAACAGCGAAGCCGCGGCCTGA
- a CDS encoding putative quinol monooxygenase, whose translation MLKVIAEDFIKPEHLDTVRPWYAELVEKTRQEPDCIAYDLFVDQQDPGHFIFIEQWPDRAALEAHCQTEHFTRLVPQINAFQARECRVLLMDQF comes from the coding sequence GTGCTCAAAGTCATCGCCGAAGACTTCATCAAGCCCGAACACCTCGACACCGTGCGCCCCTGGTACGCCGAACTGGTGGAGAAAACCCGCCAGGAGCCAGACTGCATCGCCTACGACCTGTTCGTCGACCAGCAAGACCCGGGGCACTTCATCTTTATCGAACAATGGCCAGACCGCGCGGCGCTCGAGGCCCATTGCCAGACCGAGCACTTCACCCGCCTGGTGCCACAGATCAACGCCTTCCAGGCCAGGGAATGCCGTGTGCTGCTGATGGATCAGTTCTGA
- a CDS encoding glucosyltransferase domain-containing protein has product MDRMGRLLSGELGRRQAWLFFLCATLLYVLPLILADFPYIDDNWRSLSAGTAWTEQGRLFTELFYNALTFSGAAPNIFPLPLLIATVAMAAALTSLTFHYYPQPTAACCLVLLPLWYNPFFLQNLSYQYDGPAMALSLVAVIYAITYRNPYRVLQWLVPALLVALAIGLYQISINVFLGLCCLEVIRGANDKRAWPRWWEMIGWKIAQVALGWMIYCVTAYPFMEQTRTLLLNWSAQPLLQLQVNIARVLEKVVLLFHGGFAWVFAALALCALAGCVRLAANLFQRPDSGLKKVVMALVCLLALPLVLVLVSGIALFFRDFNEGARTLMGFAVLWVLLFYLSHLALAALHERLPLLLMVPLLAMLSLSFAYGRVLTVQKTLVASALSSLERDITSHRPLREAKRIYMSVTYSDHWLLAAAGSFKQMPVLHYLLNIDFFMLAENLPKVGITNVVAERERRNATLVGYQGYPPLVDSRYYRIYLLGDYGFIVMKEPAPIKTLHW; this is encoded by the coding sequence ATGGACAGAATGGGCCGCTTGCTCAGCGGGGAACTCGGGCGTCGCCAGGCCTGGCTGTTTTTTCTGTGCGCCACCTTGTTGTATGTGCTGCCGCTGATCCTCGCGGACTTTCCCTATATCGATGACAACTGGCGCTCGCTGTCGGCCGGCACCGCCTGGACGGAGCAGGGGCGGCTGTTTACCGAGCTGTTCTACAACGCCCTGACCTTCAGCGGCGCTGCGCCAAACATCTTTCCCTTGCCGCTGCTGATCGCCACGGTCGCCATGGCTGCGGCCTTGACCAGCCTGACGTTCCATTACTACCCGCAGCCGACGGCGGCCTGCTGCCTGGTGCTGTTGCCGCTCTGGTACAACCCGTTCTTTCTGCAGAACCTGTCGTATCAATACGACGGCCCGGCCATGGCCTTGAGCCTGGTGGCGGTGATCTACGCCATCACCTATCGCAACCCGTACCGCGTACTGCAATGGCTGGTGCCGGCCTTGCTGGTGGCGCTGGCCATCGGGCTGTATCAGATCAGCATCAATGTGTTCCTGGGTCTGTGTTGCCTGGAGGTGATCCGCGGCGCCAATGACAAGCGCGCCTGGCCGCGCTGGTGGGAAATGATCGGCTGGAAGATCGCCCAGGTGGCCCTGGGTTGGATGATCTATTGCGTCACCGCCTACCCCTTCATGGAACAGACCCGCACCTTGCTGCTGAATTGGTCGGCGCAGCCCTTGCTGCAACTGCAAGTCAACATCGCCAGGGTGCTGGAAAAAGTCGTGCTGCTGTTTCACGGCGGGTTCGCCTGGGTGTTCGCCGCGCTGGCGCTGTGCGCCCTGGCCGGTTGCGTGCGGCTGGCGGCGAACCTGTTCCAGCGGCCGGACAGCGGCCTGAAAAAAGTCGTGATGGCCCTGGTCTGCCTGCTGGCATTGCCGCTGGTGCTTGTGCTGGTGTCGGGGATCGCGCTGTTTTTCCGCGACTTCAATGAAGGCGCCCGGACCTTGATGGGCTTCGCGGTGTTGTGGGTGCTGCTGTTCTATCTGAGCCACCTGGCGTTGGCGGCACTGCATGAGCGCTTGCCGCTGTTGCTGATGGTGCCGCTGCTGGCGATGCTGTCGCTGTCGTTCGCCTATGGCCGGGTGCTGACGGTGCAGAAAACCCTGGTGGCCAGCGCGCTGTCGAGTCTTGAGCGCGACATCACCAGCCACCGGCCGTTGCGCGAGGCCAAGCGCATCTATATGTCGGTGACCTATTCCGATCACTGGCTGCTGGCGGCCGCGGGCTCGTTCAAGCAGATGCCGGTGCTGCACTACCTGCTGAACATCGACTTCTTCATGCTGGCCGAGAACCTGCCCAAGGTGGGCATTACCAACGTGGTCGCGGAAAGGGAGCGGCGCAATGCGACCCTGGTCGGTTACCAGGGCTATCCACCGCTGGTGGACAGCCGCTACTACCGGATCTATCTGCTGGGCGATTACGGTTTTATCGTCATGAAGGAACCGGCGCCGATCAAGACGTTGCACTGGTGA
- a CDS encoding glycosyltransferase family 2 protein yields MKISLIVPVFNEEQAIGLFYQAVRRELRFEQGEVEIVFINDGSSDRTAEEVKALAQMDEQVLLINFSRNFGKEPALFAGLEHASGDAVIPMDVDLQDPISVIPRLIEEWQKGADVVLAKRRRRTADSFLRRSSAALFYHLLNRIAYTRIEENVGDFRLMDRKVVDVIRTLPEHQLFMKGVLSWAGFTTVVVEYERAGRVAGKSKFNGWKLWNLALEGITSFSTVPLRLWTYIGGGISIFAVLYAVYMVLDKIFFGNSVPGYPSLMTAILFLGGVQLIGIGILGEYVGRIYIEAKHRPRYVIKDVIGGKDRLGL; encoded by the coding sequence ATGAAGATCTCGCTGATCGTTCCGGTCTTCAATGAAGAGCAGGCCATCGGTCTGTTTTACCAGGCGGTGCGTCGCGAGTTGCGGTTCGAGCAGGGCGAAGTCGAGATCGTGTTTATCAACGACGGCAGTTCCGACCGCACGGCCGAAGAGGTCAAGGCCCTGGCGCAGATGGACGAGCAGGTGCTGTTGATCAACTTTTCACGCAACTTCGGCAAGGAGCCGGCGTTGTTCGCCGGGCTGGAGCACGCCAGCGGCGATGCGGTGATTCCCATGGACGTCGACCTGCAGGACCCGATCAGCGTCATCCCACGGCTGATCGAGGAATGGCAGAAGGGTGCCGATGTGGTCCTCGCCAAACGCCGCAGGCGCACGGCCGACAGTTTTCTCAGGCGCAGCAGCGCGGCGCTGTTCTACCACCTGCTGAACCGTATCGCCTACACCCGGATCGAGGAGAACGTCGGCGACTTCCGGCTGATGGATCGCAAGGTGGTCGATGTGATCCGGACCCTGCCCGAGCATCAGCTGTTCATGAAGGGCGTCCTGTCGTGGGCCGGGTTCACCACGGTGGTGGTGGAATACGAGCGCGCCGGACGGGTGGCGGGCAAGAGCAAGTTCAATGGCTGGAAACTGTGGAACCTGGCGCTGGAAGGCATCACCTCGTTCAGCACCGTGCCGTTGCGCTTGTGGACCTACATCGGTGGCGGCATCTCGATTTTCGCGGTGCTCTACGCGGTGTACATGGTCCTGGACAAGATCTTCTTCGGCAACAGCGTGCCCGGCTACCCTTCGTTGATGACCGCCATTCTGTTTCTCGGCGGCGTGCAGTTGATCGGCATCGGCATCCTCGGCGAGTACGTCGGCCGTATCTACATCGAGGCCAAGCATCGGCCGCGCTACGTGATCAAGGACGTCATCGGCGGCAAAGACCGCCTGGGGCTATAG
- a CDS encoding GtrA family protein, whose protein sequence is MRLLWKGISRYTVIGIANTFIHWLVFFLLSLVVGLSQALSNLAAFCVAASFSFYMNARFTFAARASVGGYLLFLGGMGALSLGVGHAGDVWRLPGLLTVLVFSALSLVAGFLFAKYLVFRECER, encoded by the coding sequence ATGAGACTCTTATGGAAGGGAATCTCCAGATACACGGTGATCGGCATCGCCAACACCTTTATCCACTGGCTGGTGTTCTTTTTGCTGAGCCTGGTGGTCGGCCTCAGCCAGGCGCTCAGCAACCTGGCGGCCTTTTGCGTCGCGGCGTCGTTTTCTTTCTATATGAACGCGCGCTTCACCTTCGCCGCCAGGGCCTCGGTCGGTGGCTATCTGCTGTTTCTCGGGGGCATGGGGGCGCTGAGCCTGGGTGTCGGGCATGCCGGGGATGTGTGGCGGCTGCCCGGCTTGCTGACGGTGCTGGTGTTTTCCGCCCTGAGCCTGGTGGCGGGTTTTCTGTTCGCCAAGTACCTGGTGTTCCGCGAGTGTGAACGATGA
- a CDS encoding papain-like cysteine protease family protein, with translation MLTLEDTPFTRTGPAEALPQCLVGTLLNAGLSEVDDSAEHAALAASLNFSIQQQTQTNWCWAALSASVGNFYRTGSWTQCGVANTELGRNSCCNQPGPCNVYGYLDSALRTTRSFGGMSQGSIQLSAIDNQINMGRPVGLRCAWFGGGAHFLAIYGTNGSYLLIADSIYGYSTRALNTFPRSYNGGGNWTNTYFTRKN, from the coding sequence ATGTTAACCCTTGAAGACACACCCTTTACCCGCACAGGTCCTGCCGAGGCACTACCACAGTGCCTGGTCGGTACCCTGCTCAACGCCGGACTGAGCGAAGTCGACGACAGCGCGGAACACGCCGCCCTGGCCGCCAGCCTCAACTTCAGCATTCAGCAGCAAACCCAGACCAACTGGTGCTGGGCCGCGCTGTCGGCCTCGGTCGGCAACTTTTACCGCACCGGTTCCTGGACTCAATGCGGGGTCGCCAACACTGAACTGGGGCGCAATTCCTGCTGCAACCAGCCAGGGCCATGCAACGTGTATGGCTACCTGGACTCGGCCCTGCGCACCACCCGCAGTTTTGGTGGCATGAGCCAGGGTTCGATCCAACTGTCGGCCATCGACAACCAGATCAACATGGGACGCCCCGTTGGCCTGCGCTGTGCCTGGTTTGGCGGCGGCGCGCACTTTCTGGCGATCTATGGCACCAACGGCAGCTACCTGCTGATTGCGGATTCCATCTACGGCTATTCGACCCGTGCCCTGAACACCTTCCCCCGTTCGTACAACGGCGGCGGTAACTGGACCAACACCTACTTCACCCGGAAAAACTAA
- a CDS encoding amino acid permease: protein MPVGNHLPQGETAQGGPLKRELGERHIRLMALGACIGVGLFLGSAKAIEMAGPAIMLSYILGGLAILVIMRALGEMAVHNPVAGSFSRYAQDYLGPLAGFLTGWNYWFLWLVTCVAEITAVAVYMGIWFPDVPRWIWALAALVSMGSINLIAVKAFGEFEFWFALIKIVTIIAMVIGGVGIIAFGFGNDGVALGISNLWTHGGFMPNGVTGVLMSLQMVMFAYLGVEMIGLTAGEARNPQKTIPNAIGSVFWRILLFYVGALFVILSIYPWNEIGTQGSPFVMTFERLGIKTAAGIINFVVITAALSSCNGGIFSTGRMLYSLAQNGQAPAGFAKTSNNGVPRRALLLSIFALLLGVLLNYLVPEKVFVWVTSIATFGAIWTWVMILLAQLKFRKGLSASQRAGLKYRMWLYPVSSYLALAFLVLVVGLMAYFPDTRVALYVGPAFLVLLTALFYLFKLQPNNAQQGAVRSAS, encoded by the coding sequence ATGCCAGTTGGCAACCACCTGCCCCAAGGCGAGACCGCTCAAGGCGGCCCGCTGAAACGCGAACTCGGCGAACGGCATATTCGCTTGATGGCGCTTGGCGCCTGTATCGGCGTCGGTCTGTTCCTCGGTTCGGCCAAGGCCATCGAAATGGCCGGCCCGGCCATCATGCTGTCCTACATTCTCGGCGGCCTGGCGATTCTGGTGATCATGCGCGCCCTCGGCGAGATGGCCGTGCATAACCCGGTCGCGGGTTCCTTCAGCCGTTACGCGCAAGACTACCTCGGCCCGCTGGCGGGCTTTCTCACCGGCTGGAACTACTGGTTCCTGTGGCTGGTGACCTGCGTCGCGGAAATCACCGCGGTGGCGGTGTACATGGGCATCTGGTTCCCCGATGTGCCGCGCTGGATCTGGGCCCTGGCGGCCTTGGTGAGCATGGGCTCGATCAACCTGATCGCGGTCAAGGCCTTCGGTGAGTTCGAGTTCTGGTTCGCCCTGATCAAGATCGTCACCATCATCGCCATGGTCATCGGTGGCGTCGGCATCATTGCCTTCGGTTTCGGCAATGACGGCGTGGCGCTGGGCATCTCCAACCTGTGGACCCACGGCGGTTTCATGCCCAACGGCGTGACCGGCGTGCTGATGTCCCTGCAGATGGTGATGTTCGCCTACCTGGGCGTGGAGATGATCGGCCTCACCGCCGGTGAAGCGCGCAACCCGCAGAAGACCATTCCCAACGCCATCGGCTCGGTGTTCTGGCGCATCCTGCTGTTCTATGTGGGCGCGCTGTTCGTGATCCTGTCGATCTACCCGTGGAACGAAATCGGCACCCAGGGCAGCCCGTTCGTGATGACCTTCGAGCGCCTGGGCATCAAGACCGCCGCTGGCATCATCAACTTCGTGGTGATCACCGCCGCGCTGTCGTCCTGCAACGGTGGCATTTTCAGCACCGGGCGCATGCTCTACAGCCTGGCGCAGAACGGCCAGGCCCCGGCCGGTTTCGCCAAGACCTCGAACAACGGCGTGCCGCGTCGCGCGCTGCTGCTGTCGATCTTCGCCTTGCTGCTGGGCGTGCTGCTCAACTACTTGGTGCCGGAGAAAGTGTTCGTCTGGGTGACCTCCATCGCCACCTTCGGCGCGATCTGGACCTGGGTGATGATCCTCCTGGCCCAGCTCAAGTTCCGCAAAGGCCTGAGCGCTTCGCAACGTGCCGGCCTGAAGTACCGCATGTGGCTGTACCCGGTCAGTTCCTACCTGGCCCTGGCGTTCCTGGTGCTGGTGGTGGGGCTGATGGCCTACTTCCCGGACACCCGTGTGGCGCTGTATGTGGGGCCGGCGTTCCTGGTGCTGCTGACGGCGTTGTTCTACCTGTTCAAGCTGCAACCGAACAATGCCCAACAGGGCGCGGTGCGTTCGGCGTCGTAA
- a CDS encoding transglycosylase domain-containing protein: MGALRQTDSSKKVVPTDRVEEAPIPEKSHSSRLWWRLFWLLLLMALIALGFAASKEMRTSKLQARELSKFAADLSYSVAPGPSDAIVYPGAGPFDKRLGYSALDDFLARLLKRGYVVEAQTRFSPALMNYSENGFFVPYTEKIQAGLSITDCRAAPLYQFKYPQQLYSNFAAIPPVMVRSLLFIENRELLDPDQPLANPAVDWPRFAKAAWSQVAKLLHLPGQTAGGSTLATQLEKYRHSPDGLTVSGAEKIRQMISASVRAYQGGQQTLEARRRIIRDYLNSVPLSAVPGHGEVHGMAEGLRVWYGADFAQVNEQLASTANDPQSLAQRGLALRQVLSLMIAQRRPSHYLSKGRRELAELTDSHIRLLTQNGVIDTPLSEAALASKATFRDWVQQPTIQPIETNKGISVARSRLAGLLNRPLYDLDRLDLSATSTLQSDLQRQATEYLKHLADPVFAAEIGLLGERLLTPTSTTQVRYSFTLLELTPDGSRVRVQTDSTDQPFDINEGSKLELGSTAKLRVLTTYLQIIAELYEQYGAETPAVLKKVEIAEQDRLSRWAVDYLIQNSDRSLPKMLEAALDRKYSASPGESFFTGGGLHTFHNFRKEDNGRIPTLRDALRESINLPFIRLMRDLVRYSTYAGPSNSANLLKDDGDPRRQEYLAKFADREGTSFLLRFWKKYRNKDTQARLDTFLDSMHPTPIRLAAVHRYLLPEASQESFNSFVRSHLKGAKLTEKLTDERLDKLYYSYGPGSYDLPDQGYIAKVHPLDLWLLGYLLNHPDAKFSEIVKASEFERQEVYSWLFKSRHKSARDSRIRTMLEIEAFLDIHQRWQKVGYPFDHLVPSLATAIGSSGDRPAALAELVGTILNDGVRMPTLRIDSLHFAADTPYETKLVNDPAEGKRVMPSEVATALRGALSQVVDAGTAKRLSGSFKLADGTPLAMGGKTGTGDNRIEAIGSGGRILSSKSINRTATFVFYIGEHHFGTLTAYVPGVSAQAFKFTSALPVQVLKGMAPILTPYLQPGSNTQCLGSLAQR; encoded by the coding sequence ATGGGTGCTTTGCGACAGACCGATTCGAGTAAAAAAGTAGTGCCAACTGATCGCGTGGAAGAAGCGCCTATCCCTGAGAAATCCCATTCAAGCCGGCTTTGGTGGCGGCTGTTCTGGCTATTGCTGCTGATGGCGCTGATCGCCCTGGGCTTTGCCGCGTCCAAGGAAATGCGCACCTCGAAACTGCAGGCGCGCGAGCTCAGCAAGTTCGCCGCGGACCTGAGCTATTCCGTAGCCCCCGGCCCCAGCGATGCCATCGTCTACCCCGGCGCCGGGCCCTTCGACAAGCGCCTGGGCTACAGCGCCCTCGATGATTTCCTGGCGCGCCTGCTCAAGCGCGGTTACGTGGTGGAGGCCCAGACCCGCTTCTCCCCCGCCTTGATGAACTACAGCGAAAACGGCTTCTTCGTCCCCTATACCGAGAAGATTCAGGCCGGGCTGTCGATCACCGATTGCCGCGCGGCGCCGCTCTATCAATTCAAGTACCCGCAACAGCTCTATTCGAACTTTGCCGCCATCCCGCCGGTGATGGTGCGCAGCCTGCTGTTCATCGAGAACCGCGAGTTGCTCGACCCCGACCAGCCCCTGGCCAACCCGGCGGTGGACTGGCCACGCTTCGCCAAAGCCGCCTGGTCGCAAGTGGCCAAGCTCCTGCACTTGCCAGGGCAGACGGCGGGCGGCAGTACCCTGGCGACCCAGCTGGAAAAGTACCGGCACTCGCCGGACGGCCTGACCGTGTCCGGCGCGGAAAAGATCCGGCAGATGATTTCCGCCAGCGTGCGTGCCTACCAGGGCGGCCAGCAGACCCTCGAGGCCCGGCGGCGCATCATTCGCGACTACCTCAACAGCGTGCCGCTGTCGGCCGTGCCCGGCCACGGTGAAGTGCATGGCATGGCCGAAGGACTGCGGGTCTGGTACGGCGCCGACTTCGCCCAGGTCAACGAGCAGCTGGCGAGCACCGCCAACGATCCGCAGAGCCTGGCGCAACGCGGCCTGGCCCTGCGCCAGGTGCTGTCGTTGATGATCGCCCAGCGCCGGCCTTCGCATTACCTGTCCAAGGGCCGCCGGGAACTGGCCGAACTCACCGACAGCCATATCCGCCTGCTGACCCAGAATGGCGTGATCGATACGCCGCTGTCCGAAGCCGCCCTGGCCAGCAAGGCCACCTTCCGCGACTGGGTGCAGCAACCGACGATCCAGCCGATCGAAACCAACAAGGGCATCAGCGTCGCCCGCAGTCGCCTGGCCGGCTTGCTCAACCGGCCGCTGTACGACCTCGATCGCCTCGACCTGTCCGCCACCAGCACCCTGCAAAGCGACCTGCAACGCCAGGCCACCGAATATCTCAAGCACCTGGCCGACCCGGTGTTCGCCGCCGAGATCGGCCTGCTCGGCGAACGCCTGCTGACGCCGACCAGCACCACCCAGGTGCGCTACAGCTTCACCCTGCTCGAGCTGACGCCGGACGGTTCGCGGGTGCGGGTCCAGACCGACAGCACCGACCAGCCCTTCGACATCAACGAAGGCAGCAAGCTGGAGTTGGGCTCCACCGCCAAGCTGCGGGTCCTGACCACCTACCTGCAGATCATTGCCGAACTGTACGAGCAGTACGGCGCCGAAACCCCGGCGGTGCTGAAGAAAGTCGAGATCGCCGAACAGGACCGCCTGAGCCGCTGGGCCGTGGACTACCTGATCCAGAACAGCGACCGCAGCCTGCCGAAAATGCTCGAGGCGGCCCTGGACCGCAAATACTCGGCCAGCCCCGGCGAGAGTTTTTTCACCGGCGGCGGGCTGCACACCTTTCATAACTTCCGCAAGGAAGACAACGGCCGCATACCGACCCTGCGCGACGCCCTGCGCGAGTCGATCAACCTGCCCTTCATCCGCCTGATGCGCGACCTGGTGCGCTACAGCACCTACGCCGGCCCGAGCAACAGCGCCAACCTGCTCAAGGACGACGGCGACCCGCGGCGCCAGGAATACCTGGCCAAGTTCGCCGACCGCGAGGGCACTTCTTTCCTCCTGCGGTTCTGGAAGAAATACCGCAACAAGGACACCCAGGCGCGCCTGGACACCTTCCTCGACAGCATGCACCCGACGCCGATCCGCCTGGCGGCCGTGCACCGCTACCTGCTGCCGGAAGCCAGCCAGGAGAGTTTCAACAGTTTCGTGCGCTCGCACCTCAAGGGCGCCAAGCTCACCGAGAAACTCACCGACGAACGCCTGGACAAGCTCTATTACAGCTACGGCCCCGGCTCCTACGACCTGCCCGACCAGGGCTACATCGCCAAAGTGCACCCGCTGGACCTGTGGCTGCTCGGCTACCTGTTGAACCACCCCGACGCCAAGTTCAGCGAGATCGTCAAAGCCAGCGAATTCGAGCGCCAGGAGGTCTACAGCTGGCTGTTCAAGAGCCGGCACAAGAGCGCGCGGGACAGCCGCATCCGCACCATGCTGGAGATCGAGGCGTTCCTCGACATTCACCAGCGCTGGCAGAAAGTCGGTTATCCGTTCGACCACCTGGTGCCCTCGCTGGCGACCGCCATCGGCAGTTCCGGCGATCGCCCCGCGGCGCTGGCCGAACTGGTCGGCACCATTCTCAACGACGGCGTGCGCATGCCGACCCTGCGCATCGACAGCCTGCACTTCGCCGCCGATACGCCGTATGAAACCAAGCTGGTCAACGACCCGGCCGAGGGCAAGCGGGTGATGCCTTCTGAAGTGGCCACGGCGCTGCGCGGCGCCCTGTCGCAAGTAGTGGATGCCGGTACCGCCAAGCGCCTCTCCGGCAGCTTCAAGCTGGCCGACGGCACCCCGCTGGCCATGGGCGGCAAGACCGGCACCGGCGACAACCGTATCGAGGCCATCGGCTCCGGCGGACGGATCCTCAGTTCGAAATCCATCAACCGCACCGCCACCTTCGTGTTCTATATCGGCGAACACCACTTCGGCACCCTGACCGCCTATGTGCCGGGCGTCTCGGCGCAAGCCTTCAAGTTCACCTCGGCCTTGCCGGTCCAGGTGCTCAAGGGCATGGCGCCGATCCTCACGCCGTACCTGCAACCGGGCAGCAATACCCAATGCCTGGGCAGCCTGGCCCAACGCTGA
- a CDS encoding PadR family transcriptional regulator yields MREHHHPHREYGDGHDGFEKRPGRERGGRGPRVFAPGDLKLLLLALIAEQPCHGYDLIRQIEGMFDGAYSPSPGVIYPTLTFLEESELISGDAEGGKKRYSVTEAGRLSLQDQAIALDGVRMRIDVSKRSLRGHDRPAEIHEAVHNLRHALQMHHGRWNPQEILRVRDLLNNTARAIVDGPAPSSTQESAE; encoded by the coding sequence ATGAGAGAACACCACCACCCCCACCGTGAGTACGGCGACGGCCACGACGGTTTCGAAAAACGCCCCGGGCGCGAACGCGGCGGCCGTGGCCCACGGGTCTTCGCCCCCGGCGACCTGAAGTTGCTGTTGCTGGCGCTGATCGCCGAGCAGCCGTGCCACGGTTATGACCTGATCCGCCAGATCGAAGGCATGTTCGATGGCGCCTACAGCCCCAGCCCGGGCGTGATCTACCCAACCCTGACCTTCCTCGAAGAGAGCGAATTGATCAGCGGCGACGCCGAAGGCGGGAAAAAACGCTACAGCGTGACCGAGGCCGGCCGTCTGTCCTTACAGGACCAGGCGATTGCCCTGGATGGCGTGCGCATGCGCATCGACGTCAGCAAGCGCTCGCTGCGCGGCCACGATCGCCCGGCGGAAATCCACGAGGCGGTGCACAACCTGCGCCACGCCCTGCAAATGCACCACGGCCGCTGGAACCCGCAAGAAATCCTGCGCGTCCGCGACCTGCTGAACAATACCGCCCGCGCCATCGTCGACGGCCCGGCCCCCTCTTCCACTCAGGAGTCAGCTGAATGA